From Roseisolibacter agri, a single genomic window includes:
- a CDS encoding sodium:solute symporter family protein, with amino-acid sequence MTLSVIDWLIVLGYFALSTVIGLIFTKRGGESLDEYFLSGRQVPWWLAGAAMVATTFAADTPLVVTGLVASKGVAGNWLWWNMVMSGMLTVFFFARLWRRANVMTDVEFAEIRYGGRPAAFLRGFRALYLGVAINLIIMGWVTRAMIKILTISLGISPLLAVGLCFFITVAYSVAAGLWAVLWTDLVQFVIKMSAVIVLAIYAVQKVGGMAALKAGVAQHFGSEAAALSVLPVKLGPGGLEAYSWMPLLALGVFLSMQWWAAYYPGAEPGGGGYVAQRIFSAKTERDGVLATLLFQVAHYALRPWPWIITGLATVLLYPGGRLPNGTVDAEGAYVQAFVDLLPTPWRGFMLAGFAAAYMSTIGTHLNWGASYLVNDFYKRFMRTDASDKHYVGVGRVATVLLFLASIVVTYFLSSVEQAWKFLLALGAGTGLVLILRWYWWRINAWSEISSMIASFVISLIALNVVPGWLAPAGSPNADAWVMIITVLASTLVWIPVTFLTRPESRQTLEAFYRRVRPGGPGWAAVSVPAGYGREPIPGGALAWTNWIAGIIAVYATLFGIGKLIFGDLALGLGMLGLAVLAFAWIARSFRTDDTQPAPAPAVTEAYAGD; translated from the coding sequence ATGACCCTCAGCGTCATCGACTGGCTGATCGTCCTCGGCTACTTCGCCCTGTCGACGGTCATCGGCCTGATCTTCACCAAGCGCGGCGGCGAGTCGCTCGACGAGTACTTCCTGTCGGGCCGCCAGGTGCCGTGGTGGCTCGCCGGCGCCGCGATGGTCGCGACGACGTTCGCCGCCGACACGCCGCTGGTCGTCACGGGGCTCGTCGCGAGCAAGGGCGTCGCCGGCAACTGGCTGTGGTGGAACATGGTGATGAGCGGCATGCTCACCGTGTTCTTCTTCGCCCGCCTGTGGCGCCGCGCGAACGTCATGACCGACGTGGAGTTCGCCGAGATCCGCTACGGCGGCAGGCCGGCGGCGTTCCTGCGCGGCTTCCGTGCGCTCTACCTCGGCGTCGCCATCAACCTCATCATCATGGGCTGGGTGACGCGCGCGATGATCAAGATCCTCACGATCTCGCTCGGCATCTCGCCGCTGCTGGCCGTGGGGCTCTGCTTCTTCATCACGGTCGCGTACTCGGTCGCCGCCGGCCTGTGGGCGGTGCTCTGGACGGACCTCGTGCAGTTCGTCATCAAGATGTCCGCCGTCATCGTGCTCGCGATCTATGCCGTGCAGAAGGTCGGCGGCATGGCGGCGCTGAAGGCGGGCGTGGCGCAGCACTTCGGCTCCGAGGCGGCCGCGCTGTCGGTGCTGCCCGTGAAGCTCGGCCCGGGCGGGCTGGAGGCGTACAGCTGGATGCCGCTGCTGGCGCTCGGCGTGTTCCTCAGCATGCAGTGGTGGGCCGCGTACTACCCGGGCGCGGAGCCCGGCGGCGGCGGCTACGTCGCGCAGCGCATCTTCTCGGCGAAGACGGAGCGCGACGGCGTGCTGGCGACGCTGCTCTTCCAGGTGGCGCACTACGCGCTGCGCCCGTGGCCGTGGATCATCACCGGCCTCGCCACGGTCCTGCTCTACCCGGGCGGCCGCCTGCCGAACGGCACCGTGGACGCCGAGGGCGCGTACGTGCAGGCGTTCGTGGACCTGCTACCGACGCCGTGGCGCGGCTTCATGCTGGCGGGCTTCGCGGCGGCGTACATGTCCACCATCGGCACGCACCTCAACTGGGGCGCGAGCTACCTGGTGAACGACTTCTACAAGCGCTTCATGCGCACCGACGCCAGCGACAAGCACTACGTCGGCGTCGGCCGCGTGGCGACCGTCCTGCTCTTCCTCGCCTCGATCGTCGTCACGTACTTCCTGTCCTCGGTCGAGCAGGCGTGGAAGTTCCTGCTCGCGCTGGGCGCCGGCACGGGCCTCGTGCTGATCCTGCGCTGGTACTGGTGGCGCATCAACGCGTGGAGCGAGATCAGCTCGATGATCGCGTCGTTCGTGATCTCGCTCATCGCGCTCAACGTGGTGCCGGGGTGGCTGGCGCCGGCCGGCTCGCCGAACGCGGACGCGTGGGTCATGATCATCACCGTGCTCGCGAGCACGCTGGTGTGGATCCCGGTCACCTTCCTCACGCGCCCCGAGTCGCGGCAGACGCTGGAGGCGTTCTATCGCCGCGTGCGGCCGGGCGGCCCGGGGTGGGCGGCGGTCTCGGTGCCCGCGGGCTACGGCCGCGAGCCGATCCCCGGCGGCGCGCTGGCGTGGACCAACTGGATCGCCGGCATCATCGCCGTCTACGCGACGCTGTTCGGCATCGGGAAGCTGATCTTCGGCGACCTCGCGCTCGGCCTGGGGATGCTGGGCCTCGCGGTGCTGGCGTTCGCGTGGATCGCGCGCTCGTTCCGCACCGACGACACGCAGCCCGCGCCCGCACCCGCGGTCACCGAGGCGTACGCCGGCGACTGA
- a CDS encoding tetratricopeptide repeat protein, which produces MSLPSPLVRAALLVALVAAPAIARAQGQEFTRQGLYVATFEPDAGANLKLGRQAADEVRERIEKLIQGKDAQVISKADALRRIPDLTFPLDSVYPVPVIETLVRQARGDEFVVGRVARRGGTFQLTGELRLMRDRGTRQPILASAPKLEAAADQFARAVAAARAQLVPQRRCANALMNSQAEQAVQAARAGIQAYSRGAFARACLVSAMRIAGAAASDLLAESRELLAIDSTSRQGLEGAARALDALKRRDEAAAMWTRLIATDSSSATLVAFGIRGLMEGGNAKRAEPLALAAAAEHKDVMELQRLRWQVTFENRSWARAVEAGEALLATDSIAASDSTLYLRLVTAHRANGNVLRALELATRGVTRFARDSRLYALYAEIVRAESDSVLPRGLALFPKSAELNTLAARDARAKGRLADAAEATRRAVEADSALPQGLLSLAQAEFDLGRPDSALVALGRALARGEDSSLVAQFALAKGNALLRAAGQTKARGDYARALRFFDVADGVRATPQSRFLRGTAALQVASAALREAPQEKDRALGCALAREGAATVATARAGLEAGQELAPDAAKQYLEYVAQLEPFAQRQLATLCDGQAAPATTSATPSR; this is translated from the coding sequence TTGTCCCTACCGTCCCCACTCGTCCGCGCCGCCCTGCTCGTCGCCCTCGTGGCCGCGCCGGCCATCGCCCGCGCCCAGGGCCAGGAGTTCACCCGGCAGGGCCTCTACGTCGCGACGTTCGAGCCGGACGCCGGCGCCAACCTCAAGCTCGGCCGTCAGGCGGCCGACGAGGTCCGCGAGCGCATCGAGAAGCTGATCCAGGGGAAGGATGCCCAGGTCATCAGCAAGGCCGACGCGCTCCGCCGCATTCCCGACCTCACCTTCCCGCTCGACAGCGTCTACCCGGTCCCGGTGATCGAGACGCTCGTGCGGCAGGCGCGCGGCGACGAGTTCGTGGTCGGCCGCGTCGCCCGCCGCGGCGGCACCTTCCAGCTCACCGGCGAGCTCCGGCTGATGCGCGACCGGGGGACCCGCCAGCCGATCTTGGCCAGCGCCCCGAAGCTCGAGGCCGCCGCGGACCAGTTCGCCCGCGCGGTCGCCGCCGCCCGGGCCCAGCTCGTCCCGCAGCGCCGCTGCGCCAACGCGCTGATGAACAGCCAGGCGGAGCAGGCGGTGCAGGCGGCGCGCGCCGGGATCCAGGCGTACAGCCGCGGCGCCTTCGCCCGCGCCTGCCTCGTCTCGGCCATGCGCATCGCGGGCGCCGCGGCCAGCGACCTGCTGGCCGAGTCGCGCGAGCTGCTGGCCATCGACTCGACCAGTCGGCAGGGCCTTGAGGGCGCCGCCCGCGCCCTCGACGCGCTCAAGCGGCGCGACGAGGCGGCGGCGATGTGGACGCGCCTCATCGCCACGGACTCCAGCAGCGCCACGCTCGTGGCGTTCGGGATCCGCGGGTTGATGGAGGGCGGCAACGCGAAGCGCGCCGAGCCGCTCGCCCTCGCCGCTGCGGCGGAGCACAAGGACGTGATGGAGCTCCAGCGGCTGCGCTGGCAGGTCACCTTCGAGAACCGGAGCTGGGCGCGCGCCGTGGAGGCCGGGGAGGCGCTGCTCGCGACGGATTCCATCGCCGCGTCCGACTCCACGCTGTACCTGCGCCTCGTCACGGCCCACCGCGCCAACGGCAACGTCCTCCGCGCGCTGGAGCTGGCGACGCGCGGCGTGACGCGCTTCGCCAGGGACTCGCGCCTCTACGCGCTCTACGCCGAGATCGTGCGCGCCGAGAGCGACTCGGTGCTGCCGCGCGGGCTCGCGCTCTTCCCCAAGAGCGCGGAGCTCAACACGCTCGCGGCGCGCGACGCCCGCGCCAAGGGGCGCCTGGCCGACGCGGCCGAGGCGACCCGCCGCGCCGTCGAGGCGGATTCGGCGCTGCCGCAGGGGCTCCTGTCGCTCGCGCAGGCGGAGTTCGACCTCGGGCGGCCCGACAGCGCGCTGGTGGCGCTCGGCCGCGCGCTGGCGCGAGGCGAGGACTCGTCGCTGGTGGCGCAGTTCGCGCTCGCGAAGGGGAACGCCCTGCTGCGCGCGGCGGGGCAGACCAAGGCGCGCGGCGACTACGCGCGCGCGCTGCGCTTCTTCGACGTCGCCGACGGCGTGCGCGCCACGCCGCAGTCGCGCTTCCTGCGCGGCACCGCGGCGCTGCAGGTGGCCAGCGCCGCGCTCCGCGAGGCGCCGCAGGAGAAGGACCGGGCGCTCGGCTGCGCGCTGGCGCGCGAGGGCGCGGCGACGGTGGCGACGGCGCGCGCCGGGCTCGAGGCGGGGCAGGAGCTCGCGCCCGACGCCGCGAAGCAGTACCTGGAGTACGTGGCGCAGCTGGAGCCGTTCGCGCAGCGGCAGCTCGCGACGCTCTGCGACGGCCAGGCCGCACCGGCGACGACGAGCGCGACGCCGAGCCGCTGA
- a CDS encoding serine hydrolase domain-containing protein, which produces MSRARVTMTALLLAAGANVAGAQPAATRVSKDAPAAPGALSDAATRAAVLAAVRGVMEKAIADSAFPGGVAVVGDATGGYVMHGAGRIDWAPDAPAPNAATIWDMASLTKVVATTSAMLQLVAERKVALDAPVQRYLPDWKGPRKETVTVRHLLTHSSGMPSWRPLYKEATNAAEAMALVMQTQLDTLPGARYLYSDLNAILLGEIVRRVSGQPLDQYLAKRVFGPLGMRDTRYLPPKSELARIAPTEFDPWRQRKVHGEVHDENAYMLGGVSGHAGLFSTAADLSRLARAYLNGGTLDGTRVFDAATIAEFTRVQDTTISRRAIGWETPTGGNSAGQYLSRRAFGHTGFTGTSLWIDPARGVYVILLTNRVNPTRQNTRIGGVRTALANAAVRAMGGSPVFGSSTSSAPSPAPATPAAATPRPAALPTPP; this is translated from the coding sequence GTGAGCCGCGCGCGGGTGACGATGACGGCGCTGCTGCTCGCGGCCGGTGCGAACGTCGCGGGCGCGCAGCCCGCGGCGACGCGCGTGAGCAAGGACGCGCCGGCCGCCCCGGGCGCGCTCTCCGACGCGGCGACGCGCGCGGCGGTGCTGGCGGCGGTGCGCGGCGTGATGGAGAAGGCGATCGCCGACAGCGCGTTCCCCGGCGGCGTCGCGGTCGTGGGCGACGCGACCGGCGGCTACGTGATGCACGGCGCCGGGCGCATCGACTGGGCGCCCGACGCGCCGGCGCCGAACGCGGCGACGATCTGGGACATGGCGTCGCTCACCAAGGTCGTCGCCACGACGTCCGCGATGCTGCAGCTGGTGGCCGAGCGCAAGGTGGCGCTCGACGCGCCGGTGCAGCGCTACCTGCCGGACTGGAAGGGCCCGCGCAAGGAGACGGTCACCGTCCGCCACCTACTCACGCACTCCTCGGGCATGCCGTCATGGCGCCCGCTCTACAAGGAGGCGACCAACGCCGCCGAGGCGATGGCGCTCGTGATGCAGACGCAGCTCGACACGCTGCCGGGCGCGCGCTACCTGTACAGCGACCTGAACGCGATCCTGCTGGGCGAGATCGTGCGCAGGGTCTCGGGCCAGCCGCTGGACCAGTATCTGGCGAAGCGGGTCTTCGGCCCGCTCGGCATGCGCGACACGCGCTACCTGCCGCCCAAGTCCGAGCTCGCGCGCATCGCGCCGACGGAGTTCGACCCGTGGCGCCAGCGCAAGGTGCACGGCGAGGTGCACGACGAGAACGCCTACATGCTCGGCGGCGTCTCGGGGCACGCGGGGCTCTTCTCGACCGCGGCCGACCTGTCGCGCCTCGCGCGGGCCTACCTGAACGGCGGGACGCTCGACGGCACGCGCGTGTTCGACGCGGCGACGATCGCCGAGTTCACGCGCGTGCAGGACACCACGATCTCGCGCCGCGCGATCGGCTGGGAGACGCCCACGGGCGGCAACTCGGCCGGCCAGTACCTGTCGCGGCGCGCGTTCGGGCACACCGGCTTCACCGGCACCTCGCTCTGGATCGACCCGGCGCGCGGCGTCTACGTCATCCTGCTGACCAACCGCGTGAACCCGACGCGGCAGAACACGCGCATCGGCGGCGTGCGCACCGCGCTCGCCAACGCGGCCGTCCGCGCGATGGGCGGCTCGCCGGTCTTCGGGTCGTCCACCTCGTCCGCTCCCTCCCCGGCGCCCGCGACTCCCGCGGCCGCGACTCCCCGCCCCGCCGCCCTCCCGACGCCTCCATGA
- a CDS encoding HesB/IscA family protein: MTISSQPELALVVTPVATTEVKKFMDAEGVSYDQGGLRVSVQPGGCSGFKYGLLIEDQAAEDDLVLQQEGFQVFIDPFSAQYINGVVIDYVTSMQGSGFTFKNPNATGGCGCGSSFSA; encoded by the coding sequence ATGACCATCTCCTCCCAGCCCGAGCTCGCGCTCGTCGTCACCCCGGTCGCGACGACCGAGGTGAAGAAGTTCATGGACGCCGAGGGCGTGTCGTACGACCAGGGCGGGCTCCGCGTGTCCGTGCAGCCCGGCGGCTGCAGCGGCTTCAAGTACGGCCTGCTGATCGAGGATCAGGCGGCCGAGGACGACCTGGTGCTCCAGCAGGAGGGCTTCCAGGTCTTCATCGACCCGTTCTCGGCGCAGTACATCAACGGCGTCGTGATCGACTACGTGACGTCGATGCAGGGGTCCGGCTTCACCTTCAAGAACCCGAACGCGACGGGCGGCTGCGGCTGCGGCAGCTCGTTCTCGGCCTGA